A window from Chryseobacterium vaccae encodes these proteins:
- a CDS encoding YceI family protein: MKRLLLFAMMCVSVSFVFAQKKFDKVSKVTSSEIRWWGYKVVKTETSSHSGTVKLKSGKFNFDKTVLVDGEFIIDMRSMMAGDVSEEDQIKLTNELKSTNFFEVKKFPIAKFHLTKIIPLANSEYNSTVYGDITIKGVRKTITFPANVYVTQFTVVIESAKFSLNRRDFKVFYQSSLKDYFIKNEMDFQFRVSTEKLDNENRVPVKKK; encoded by the coding sequence ATGAAAAGATTACTATTGTTTGCTATGATGTGCGTAAGTGTATCATTTGTTTTTGCCCAGAAGAAATTTGATAAGGTATCGAAAGTAACCTCATCAGAGATCAGATGGTGGGGATATAAAGTTGTAAAAACGGAAACTTCCTCCCATTCAGGAACGGTAAAGCTGAAAAGCGGGAAATTCAATTTCGATAAAACGGTTCTTGTAGACGGAGAGTTTATTATAGATATGAGAAGCATGATGGCGGGAGATGTCTCTGAAGAAGATCAGATCAAACTGACTAATGAGCTTAAAAGCACTAATTTCTTCGAGGTTAAGAAATTCCCGATCGCGAAATTTCACTTGACTAAAATTATTCCTTTAGCAAACAGCGAGTACAATTCAACAGTGTACGGAGATATTACCATTAAAGGGGTAAGAAAGACCATTACTTTCCCTGCCAATGTATATGTAACTCAGTTTACTGTAGTAATAGAATCTGCGAAGTTCTCTTTGAACAGAAGAGATTTCAAAGTATTCTACCAGTCTTCACTGAAAGATTACTTCATCAAGAACGAAATGGATTTCCAGTTCAGAGTTTCTACGGAAAAACTGGATAACGAAAACAGAGTTCCTGTAAAGAAAAAATAA
- a CDS encoding YceI family protein — translation MKKIFLLAVLAGGLAFGQSKKVVTSDIHWWGYKVAKSEASSHDGTIKVKSGEMVMKGNQLVGGSFVLDMTSINATDLSGEYQQKLNGHLKNGDFFEVEKFPTASFKITSVKKNNDKVYNSLVTGNLTVKGKTNAVSFPAKITYSNGTVSLVSNKFSFDRQKFDVAYKSSMQDVFVKDDIDMTVKVTAK, via the coding sequence ATGAAAAAAATATTTTTGTTAGCCGTTTTAGCTGGTGGTTTAGCTTTTGGACAGTCAAAGAAAGTGGTAACTTCTGATATCCACTGGTGGGGATACAAAGTCGCAAAATCTGAGGCAAGCTCTCACGACGGAACCATAAAAGTAAAATCCGGAGAAATGGTGATGAAAGGAAATCAGCTGGTAGGAGGAAGTTTTGTTTTGGATATGACTTCTATCAATGCAACAGACCTTTCCGGAGAATATCAGCAGAAACTGAACGGGCACCTTAAGAACGGTGACTTCTTTGAAGTTGAAAAATTCCCTACAGCTTCTTTCAAAATTACTTCCGTAAAGAAAAACAACGATAAAGTTTACAATTCATTAGTAACAGGAAACCTTACGGTGAAAGGAAAAACAAATGCTGTAAGCTTCCCTGCAAAAATTACCTACAGCAATGGAACAGTAAGTCTTGTTTCCAACAAATTCTCTTTCGACAGACAGAAATTTGATGTAGCGTACAAGTCTTCTATGCAGGATGTTTTTGTGAAAGATGATATTGATATGACCGTAAAGGTAACTGCTAAATAA
- a CDS encoding glucokinase, producing the protein MILNPKFPLYLPGVENSNNDNVSIIGASLREDMTILGYFVSSNGGLEIKIQNTYTTKEYASFSDILRKFIQDNQLNNVQRLSMAVPGPVIEGKSSPARLGWDLDIEEYTRDFGFEKGDMLNDLEASAYGMGLLEDSDLEPIYTSGHLEKGNVAILAPGNGLGEAGYFFDGQFLRPFATEGGHSEFSPRTNVEVEFYQFLNNIYGIVSWENVLSKTGLFNIYRFLRDVKRHPEPEWLAERLAGGNFVQELYKAAVEENVLICRIALDTFLEFLAREANNLVLKLKATGGLLISGDIPQTVREYIDKTKFYEKFKISDKMEAMLKNTPIYLIKQNHTALKGAALYTAYYQN; encoded by the coding sequence ATGATTTTGAATCCAAAATTTCCGCTTTATTTACCAGGAGTAGAGAACAGTAATAATGATAATGTTTCTATCATTGGAGCCAGCCTCCGTGAAGATATGACCATCTTAGGCTATTTTGTTTCCAGTAACGGAGGTCTTGAGATAAAAATTCAGAATACGTATACAACTAAAGAGTATGCGTCATTTTCCGATATCCTGAGAAAATTTATTCAGGATAATCAGTTAAATAATGTACAGCGTTTGTCAATGGCTGTGCCAGGACCTGTCATCGAAGGAAAGAGCAGCCCGGCAAGATTGGGCTGGGATCTGGATATTGAAGAATACACCAGAGATTTCGGGTTCGAAAAAGGGGATATGCTGAACGATCTTGAAGCTTCTGCCTATGGAATGGGACTTCTTGAAGACAGCGATCTTGAACCTATCTATACCAGCGGACACCTTGAAAAAGGAAATGTTGCCATTTTGGCACCCGGAAACGGACTGGGAGAAGCCGGATATTTTTTTGACGGCCAATTTCTGAGACCGTTTGCTACGGAAGGAGGGCACTCGGAGTTTTCACCAAGAACCAATGTAGAAGTAGAATTCTACCAGTTTTTAAATAATATTTACGGTATCGTAAGCTGGGAAAATGTATTGTCCAAAACAGGTCTTTTCAATATTTACAGATTCCTGAGAGACGTTAAAAGACATCCGGAACCGGAATGGCTGGCTGAACGTCTGGCGGGAGGAAACTTTGTTCAGGAGCTGTATAAAGCTGCAGTAGAAGAAAATGTACTGATCTGCAGAATTGCACTGGATACTTTCCTGGAATTCCTGGCGAGAGAAGCTAATAACCTTGTCCTTAAGCTTAAAGCTACCGGAGGGCTGCTGATCTCAGGAGATATTCCACAGACGGTAAGAGAATACATAGACAAAACCAAGTTCTATGAGAAATTCAAGATCAGTGATAAGATGGAGGCTATGCTTAAAAACACCCCAATCTACCTGATCAAACAGAACCATACGGCATTAAAAGGAGCCGCATTGTACACTGCTTATTATCAAAATTAA
- a CDS encoding DUF1800 domain-containing protein, producing the protein MADPLLNHKHLLWRAGFGTGLNQIEDMKNKSIKTLTDELFKEETFTEVIYDTPDPDFTANMDNRLPEEKRKDLQRINREQNNELNLNFLDKMVNSREQLREKMAFFWHGHFATRVNNPKFNKKLLNTIRKNALGSFKDLLFVVSSSPAMLSFLNNQQNKKDHPNENFAREVMELFTMGRGNYTEQDIREGARAFTGWGFDKEGQFKERKQLHDEGSKTFLGKTGNFRGTDILNIILEQKVTARFITTKIYKFFVNENPDNKIIDTLSNDFYNSGYDIKKLMHAIFSSSWFYDKKNIGNRIKSPIELMAGMMRMLPMHIQNPENLIIYQKLLGQMLLYPPNVSGWPNGKSWIDSSTLMLRLQIPQIWSGLRPLEYSPRQDDDIDMGMKSRETALNKTFKNPNITIDWSSVEKAFAGKNCEDYLIQNSGTLDMASVKNFSDKSIKMTVINLMSTPEYQLM; encoded by the coding sequence ATGGCTGATCCATTATTAAATCATAAACATCTTCTCTGGCGCGCAGGCTTCGGAACCGGTCTCAACCAGATTGAGGATATGAAGAATAAGAGTATTAAGACGCTCACGGATGAACTTTTCAAAGAAGAAACTTTCACAGAAGTAATTTATGATACGCCTGATCCTGATTTTACAGCCAATATGGACAACCGCCTACCTGAAGAAAAAAGAAAGGATTTACAACGCATCAACAGGGAGCAGAACAACGAGTTGAACCTCAATTTTCTTGATAAAATGGTCAACAGTCGTGAGCAGCTGCGTGAAAAGATGGCTTTTTTCTGGCACGGACATTTTGCCACAAGAGTAAATAATCCGAAATTTAACAAGAAACTTCTCAATACAATCAGAAAAAATGCGCTGGGCAGCTTTAAAGATCTTCTTTTTGTTGTAAGCAGCTCTCCTGCCATGCTGAGTTTTCTCAATAATCAGCAGAATAAAAAGGATCATCCCAATGAAAATTTTGCCCGCGAGGTAATGGAACTTTTTACCATGGGCAGAGGAAACTATACCGAGCAGGACATCCGTGAAGGGGCCAGAGCCTTTACGGGATGGGGATTTGATAAAGAAGGGCAATTTAAAGAAAGAAAGCAGCTTCATGACGAAGGAAGCAAAACTTTTTTAGGAAAAACGGGAAATTTCAGGGGTACAGACATTTTAAACATCATTCTTGAGCAAAAGGTAACTGCCCGCTTTATTACCACTAAAATCTATAAGTTCTTTGTGAATGAAAATCCGGACAATAAGATCATCGACACGCTGAGCAATGATTTCTATAACTCCGGCTATGATATAAAAAAACTCATGCATGCTATATTTTCAAGCTCGTGGTTTTATGATAAAAAGAATATCGGGAACAGAATAAAATCTCCTATAGAGCTTATGGCCGGCATGATGCGGATGCTTCCAATGCATATCCAGAATCCGGAAAACCTCATCATTTATCAGAAACTTCTGGGGCAAATGCTGCTCTACCCTCCCAATGTATCCGGATGGCCGAATGGCAAATCATGGATAGACAGTTCTACCCTTATGCTGCGGTTGCAGATTCCCCAGATATGGTCAGGATTAAGACCTCTGGAATACAGTCCAAGACAGGATGATGATATTGACATGGGCATGAAATCCCGTGAGACAGCCTTAAATAAAACCTTTAAAAATCCTAATATTACGATTGACTGGAGTAGTGTAGAAAAGGCTTTTGCCGGTAAAAATTGTGAAGATTATCTGATTCAGAATTCAGGAACTCTTGATATGGCTTCGGTAAAGAATTTTTCAGATAAGAGTATAAAAATGACAGTGATCAACCTGATGTCTACACCGGAATATCAGTTAATGTAA
- a CDS encoding DUF1501 domain-containing protein: MLIKRREFLKISSLAAASLMMPDFLKAMTLDGALEQNQKILIVLQFTGGNDGLNTIIPIKNDIYFRERNSIAIKDSLTLNDETGINPALSYFKELFDNGELSVMNNVGYPEPDKSHFRSMDIWHSASRSDEFLETGWIGRFLDEECYRCEHPTQALEVDDMLSLALKGENNKAFAFKDPKRLYQTSQEKYFKALYDHHHEDETVSYLYQTLGSTINNADYIFEKSKAKKTDQIYPGSQLGKDFRTVASLIKSDINTQVYYLSVGSFDTHVNQNERQKKLFIDINEAVKSFVADMKSNGLFNDILLMTFSEFGRRVAQNASNGTDHGTANQMFFISGGLKKKGLLNALPDLQKLNQGDLIYTEDFRKVYATILKNWLKADSSKVLGWKNGVYDFI, encoded by the coding sequence ATGTTAATTAAAAGAAGAGAATTCCTCAAAATAAGTTCACTGGCCGCAGCTTCACTGATGATGCCTGATTTTTTAAAAGCAATGACACTTGACGGTGCATTGGAACAGAATCAGAAAATCCTGATCGTCCTTCAGTTCACAGGCGGTAATGACGGTTTGAACACTATTATTCCAATAAAAAATGATATTTATTTCAGGGAAAGAAACAGCATCGCTATCAAAGATTCTCTGACACTGAATGATGAAACGGGAATTAATCCCGCCCTTTCTTATTTTAAAGAACTTTTTGATAACGGTGAACTTTCTGTAATGAATAATGTTGGCTATCCTGAGCCTGATAAGTCCCATTTCAGAAGTATGGACATCTGGCATTCCGCAAGCCGGAGTGATGAGTTTCTGGAAACCGGATGGATAGGCCGTTTTCTGGATGAAGAATGTTACCGCTGTGAACATCCTACCCAGGCTCTGGAAGTAGATGATATGCTGAGCCTGGCCCTGAAAGGCGAAAATAACAAAGCTTTCGCGTTCAAAGATCCCAAAAGGCTCTATCAGACCAGTCAGGAAAAATATTTCAAGGCTTTGTATGACCACCATCATGAAGATGAAACGGTTTCTTATTTATATCAAACACTAGGTTCCACTATCAATAACGCCGACTATATTTTTGAAAAAAGTAAAGCTAAAAAAACGGATCAGATCTATCCTGGTTCACAGTTAGGAAAAGATTTCCGGACTGTAGCTTCTCTGATCAAATCTGATATCAACACCCAGGTATATTACCTTTCTGTAGGAAGTTTCGATACCCATGTTAACCAGAATGAAAGACAAAAAAAGCTGTTCATCGACATCAATGAAGCTGTAAAATCTTTTGTAGCCGATATGAAAAGTAACGGACTTTTTAACGATATTCTTCTGATGACCTTCTCGGAATTCGGCCGCCGTGTAGCCCAGAATGCCAGCAACGGAACCGATCACGGAACCGCCAATCAGATGTTTTTTATCAGCGGCGGGCTTAAGAAAAAAGGACTTTTAAATGCTCTCCCCGATCTTCAAAAGCTGAATCAGGGTGATCTGATTTATACAGAAGATTTCAGAAAAGTGTATGCTACCATTCTGAAAAACTGGCTTAAAGCAGACTCTTCCAAAGTGCTGGGCTGGAAAAACGGAGTTTATGATTTTATCTGA
- a CDS encoding RtcB family protein: MNTITGNELIELGYRPAKWFKEAIAYINENNLDETQTKQYLEQFKQPDLIPLHDAPKDFVINIRAEHESENDNVEKVIKTMNVLMKTPTLTAGAIMPDACPTGPEGQIPVGGVVVAKNAIHPGFHSADICCSVMLTDFGKADPKEVLDAAHSVTHFGYGGRPRGEQMPMSQELMDAFRENEFLNDEKLISIARSHMGTQGDGNHFLFVGISKNTGNTMLVTHHGSRAPGAALYDKGMKVANRFRLEISPETLRENAWIPYDTEEGKEYWEALQLIRKWTKENHTSIHDAVLNKLETETENRYWNEHNFVFRDGDLFYHAKGATPLDDKFMPDITGPRLIPLNMAEPVLIVQGKTNERNLGFAPHGAGRNFSRSQHKRSLAHKTTEEIFEEETKGLDIRFFSNEIDISELPSAYKSAKNVRAQIEEYELCEVLDEVMPYGCIMAGDVGKNAPWKNKKKYRKA, from the coding sequence ATGAATACAATTACAGGAAACGAACTGATTGAATTAGGGTATAGACCAGCAAAATGGTTTAAAGAGGCCATTGCTTATATCAATGAAAATAATCTGGATGAAACCCAGACCAAACAATATCTGGAACAGTTTAAGCAGCCAGACCTGATTCCGCTTCATGATGCACCGAAAGATTTTGTGATCAATATCAGAGCAGAACATGAAAGTGAGAACGATAATGTAGAGAAAGTCATCAAAACCATGAACGTCCTGATGAAAACGCCTACATTAACGGCAGGAGCTATTATGCCGGATGCCTGTCCTACAGGACCTGAAGGTCAGATCCCGGTAGGAGGAGTGGTTGTCGCTAAAAACGCGATTCATCCCGGATTCCATAGCGCGGACATCTGTTGTTCTGTAATGCTTACGGATTTTGGTAAAGCTGATCCTAAAGAAGTGCTGGATGCCGCGCATTCCGTGACGCATTTCGGATATGGAGGAAGACCGAGAGGAGAGCAGATGCCAATGTCTCAGGAACTGATGGATGCTTTCAGAGAAAATGAGTTCTTGAATGATGAAAAACTGATTAGTATCGCCCGTTCTCATATGGGAACACAGGGAGACGGAAATCATTTTCTGTTCGTCGGAATTTCTAAAAATACAGGAAATACGATGTTGGTTACCCATCACGGTTCCAGGGCTCCGGGGGCTGCATTATATGATAAAGGAATGAAGGTGGCCAACCGTTTCAGACTGGAAATTTCTCCTGAAACACTAAGAGAAAACGCATGGATTCCTTACGATACCGAAGAAGGTAAGGAATATTGGGAAGCCCTGCAGCTAATCAGAAAATGGACGAAAGAAAACCATACTTCCATTCATGATGCGGTTTTGAACAAACTGGAAACTGAGACAGAAAACAGATATTGGAACGAGCATAATTTCGTTTTCAGGGATGGAGATCTGTTTTATCATGCTAAAGGAGCCACTCCGCTGGATGATAAATTTATGCCGGATATTACAGGACCAAGACTGATTCCGCTGAATATGGCAGAACCGGTACTGATTGTTCAGGGAAAAACCAATGAAAGAAACCTTGGATTTGCCCCGCATGGAGCCGGAAGAAACTTTAGCAGAAGCCAGCATAAAAGATCTCTTGCCCATAAGACAACGGAAGAAATTTTCGAAGAAGAAACCAAAGGACTTGATATCCGTTTCTTCTCCAATGAAATTGATATTTCCGAGCTGCCAAGTGCCTATAAAAGTGCTAAAAATGTAAGAGCACAGATCGAGGAATACGAATTGTGTGAAGTACTGGATGAGGTGATGCCATACGGATGTATCATGGCTGGCGATGTTGGTAAAAATGCACCTTGGAAGAATAAAAAGAAATATAGAAAAGCATAA
- a CDS encoding HopJ type III effector protein: protein MLSEIVKNNPESIQFKEVIAYIDEHYDFTPTAFKNGNTMNEAGQNNSSCKVFSFAKLQKLSKEQTLPLFAEFYKEDVLKNPEGTDHQNIRNFMEYGWDGIVFEGEALKEK from the coding sequence ATGTTATCAGAAATAGTAAAAAACAACCCAGAGTCTATTCAGTTCAAAGAAGTTATCGCTTATATTGACGAGCATTATGATTTTACTCCTACTGCATTTAAAAACGGAAACACAATGAATGAGGCCGGACAGAACAACAGTTCGTGCAAAGTTTTCAGTTTTGCAAAACTTCAGAAACTATCCAAAGAACAAACTCTTCCACTTTTTGCAGAATTCTACAAAGAGGATGTTTTAAAAAATCCCGAAGGAACGGACCACCAGAACATCAGAAACTTTATGGAATATGGATGGGACGGAATTGTCTTTGAAGGAGAAGCCCTGAAAGAGAAGTAA